ACGCAACTGCCGGGGCCATCCAGGTAGGCAAGTTCCTCAACAACGTCATCAGCTTCCTGCTCAATGCGGCGGTCGTCTACTTTGTCATCGTGCTGCCGATGCAGAAGCTTCTGTCCCGCTTCAAGGCTCCCGAGGCTGTAACCACCAAGGCCTGCGCCCAGTGCCTGTCTGATATCCCTCTGGCGGCGACGCGCTGCAAGTTCTGCACCCAGCCTGCATAATTCCCCGCTCCGCCTGACGGTAGCGGCTCACCAGCATTGCAACCGCGAGTCCTACCAGGTATGGAGATGAGACTCGAAACACCAGCCAGCCAGCGCCGGACTCCCTCTTGGGGCGATCCTCGCTGGCTGGTCTTGTCTGGAACGCTTCATCTTCTGCTGATCGTAGTCCTCGTCCACAGTCACGGACCCCGCGTTGCTGCCACCGACCACCCCGGCGATCGCTTCGGCCATCACATCCTGCTCACCTACTCCGCGGGTCACGCACCTGCGGCGGAGAAGGCACCCATACCCCACAAGCAGCCTCCTCCCCCACCGGCACACGCCGCGCTCTCCACACCCAAACCGCCACCACCAGCCCCTGCGGCCTCGTCATCGACCACGGCCGCCAGTACCGAATCCGGCACCTCATCAGACGCGCTAGGAAACGGCAATGTCACAGTCGCTCTGGTCATCCTGCATCCCCCGCCACAGCCTGATCTCAGCCGTTTACCGTCGGGCACACGCGGCGATGTGATCGTTGACGTCGTGATCGACGCCAGTGGTCGGATCGTCAAGACGACCATGGCCAGCGGGCTGGGTCACGGCGTGGATGAGACGGTACTTGCGACGATCCAGCAATGGACCTTCCAGCCCGCAACCCGCAACGGCGTTCCCGTGCCCAGCGAACAGGAGTTGCTCTTCCACTACGAACGCGGCTAGGCATAAACAACGATGCCGCCCCGATTAGAGGCGGCATCGTTAGTTAACGTGCTGCTTGAGGTTATCCGCGCAACGCCATCTGTTCTGTGACGATCTGGGTCAGGTCCTGCTTCTTCAGGCCGAACTCCGTCTCGTTGAACTTATCGACCTTGCTCGACCAGTTCATGGAGCAGAACTTCGGGCCGCACATGGAGCAGAAAGCCGCTTCCTTGTAGTAGTCGTCCGGCAGAGTCTCGTCATGCATGCTACGAGCCGTCTCCGGGTCGAGCGAGAGCGCAAACTGCTTGTCCCAGTCGAAGGTGTAGCGCGCGTGCGAGATGGCGTCGTCGCGGTCGCGTGCTCCGGGCCGATGCCGCGCCACGTCAGCCGCATGGGCCGCGATCTTGTAGGCGATGATGCCGTCCTTGACGTCCTTCTCGTTGGGCAGCCCCAGGTGCTCCTTGGGGGTCACGTAGCAGAGCATCGCCGCGCCGTGCCAGCCGATCATCGCCGCGCCGATGGCGCTGGTGATGTGGTCGTACCCCGGAGCGATGTCGGTGACCAGCGGCCCCAGCACGTAGAACGGAGCGCCGTCGCACAGCTCGACTTCCTTATCCACCTGCAACTTGATCTGGTCCATCGGAATGTGGCCGGGGCCTTCGATCATTACCTGTACGTCGGACTTCCAGGCCTGACGCGTCAGCTCACCCAGCGTCTTCAGCTCGGCAAACTGGGCCTCGTCCGAAGCATCGGCCAGGCAGCCCGGACGCAGGCCATCGCCCAGCGAGTAGCTGACGTCGTACTTGGCCATGATCTCGGTGATGCGGTCGAAGTTGGTGTAGAGGAAGTTCTGCTTGTGGTGGTGCGTCATCCACTGGGCCATAATGGCTCCGCCGCGGCTGACGATGCCGGTGATGCGCTTGGCCACCAGCGGAATGTACTCGATGAGCACACCGGCGTGGATGGTGAAGTAATCGACGCCCTGCTTGGCCTGCTCCTCGATGACCTCGAGGTAGATGTCGATGTTCAGGTCTTCAAGCCGCTTGACGCGGTTGAGCGCCTCGTAGAGCGGCACCGTGCCGATGGGCACCGGGCTGTGGCGCAGAATCTGCTCGCGAATCATGGGGATATCGCCGCCGGTCGAGAGGTCCATCACCGTGTCGGCGCCGTAGTGAACGGCCGTGTGCAGCTTGCGCAACTCCTCGTCCACGTTCGAGGTCAGGGCCGAGTTGCCGATGTTGGCATTGATCTTACAGAGCGACTCGACGCCAATGGCCATCGGCTCCAGCTCGGGGTGGTTGATGTTGGCCGGGATAATCATCGTCCCCTTGGCCACTTCGCTACGCACCAACTCCGCCGAGATCTTCTCGCGCTGCGCGACGTACGCCATCTCCTCGGTAATGAGGCCCTTGCGCGCAAAGTGCATCTGGCTCATGTTGGTGTCGCCGGTGCGCTCGGCCTCGGCCTTGCGCTTGATGATCCACTCCCGCCGCCCCACTGGCACCGGGTAGTCGTTGCTTACACTTGCCCCGTTGCCGTTTGCATGATGACCGTTGCCGTCCATACCCATGCTTCTACCCCTCATCTGATTCAAGTTACGTCCGCCCATCGCTCAAAGCGTCTCCATGAGCGGAAACGGGACAGTTATCCGATGAGTATACGCCGCCAATGGGTGCCCGGCATCGCTGGCTTCTAGAGGAGCGGAAGCCAGGGCAGACGGAAGACAATGCCGGTGCTGATCGTAAGCATCGAAGAGTTCGGCGTACCGGGGCCGCTGCCCACTCCGGGCATCCGACCGTAGCCGACCTCAATCGCCCGCCAGTCGATCCGGGGCAGGATCGTCGTATCGACGCCGCCCGCCACCTGGTACTCGAACTTGGTGCTGTAGCGATTGGCCGTCAGGTACGAGGTGTTCTTCACCCCGCCCGCGCCAATCGAACCTTGAACATAGGGCTTGAAGGGCAATAGAGGAGGCTTGACCGCCACGCGAACTCCGCCCAGGATACTCCGGAACCGCTTCTGATCGCTGCCGTACAGGAAATCTCCGCGCAGATCGACCCCGGCACGCAGCGGACCGAAGTGCAGAAAGTCGTCGTAGACGCCGACGCCTGGGCCATAGAGCCACGTCGTATTCTTGTTGGCGTTGTCGTCGAAGCGGAGCGTATCCAGCTTGCCGTAGATGCCGATCTGCGCGTGCGCCGCAGCCGTGGAGAGTGAGAGGCCAAGAAGAAATACGAGTCCGCGAAGTTTGATGGGGAGTCTCCTGATAAGTAGGGTAAATCCAAGATATACAACGACGACTACGCCCGGGGAGTATCCCAAACGGCACCTTGCGGACGCGGCAGCTTCTCTCCCAGACATTCGGGGCAGAGGCAACCGCTGGTTCCCTCCTCCGGAACCGGCAGCGCCGCGGGCAGCTTCATGCACCAGCAATTTCCTTCCGGCTCGCAGACCAGCGCCGCTCCGCACTGGGAACAAAGAATCTCCATTCCAGAATTATGAAGGGAATAGCCAAGAGTTGTAGACTGGATGCAAGATGCCGACTCCAGATAACCGCTCCGCCAAGTTCATCGTCGCCTCCATCCTCATCGCCGCAGTCGTGGGCTGGCTCGCATGGACCGGCGTACGCGATAACAAGAGCTACTACGTGACGATCTCGGAGTTGCAAGGCATGGGCAACAAGGCTTACGTCCGCCACCTGCGCGTGGCCGGCAATGTCGCTCCGGGAACTATCCGCCAGAGCGGCACCAATGCCACCTTCGAGTTGCTCGAGCAGGGCAAGAAGCTACAGGTGAGCTACGTTGGTGCAGAGCCGCCGCCGGACACCTTCAAGGACGATGCGCAGGCGCTCGCCATCGGAACGTATGGCCGCGACGGCGTCTTCCATGCCACGCAGCTTCAGGCCAAGTGCGCGTCGAAGTACGCTCCAGCAGCGGGAGCGAAGCCCCCGACCTCGGCTGCGACAGTTCTTCCCTCCAAGCGTTAGTTCATAAAAAACGGGCTGCCCATGTCTAAGAAGCTAGACATGGGCAGCCCGTTTTTTTGCTACTTGCTCGTAAGAGCCTTCAAGTACAAATACTCGAACTCCACCCCGGCATAGAACGACTCGACCCCGATGCGTTCATCCCGTCCATGTGCCCGCACATCGCCGCGATCGACGCCCATGCCGTTGAATCCGTAGCTCGGCAGCCCCAGCGCCATGGTGTAGATGGAGTCCGACGCGCCCGCCTCCATCGTGGGCATGATCTGCAACCCCGGCCACATCCGCGCGACGGTCGCTTTGAGCGGCGCAAAGACCTGCGAATCGAGCGGAGGCGGCGCGGCCGACTTGCGATCCGGCCCCGTCCCCATGACCATGCCGGAGTCGGTAACGTACTCCACCTTCAGGCCTGGATCGGCGAAGATGCGGATGAGATCCTGCCGCGTCTCCTCCCCCGAGTGACCGGGCAGGATGCGGCAGTTGACGTTAGCCTGCGCGCTCCCCGGCAGCGCGTTGGGAGCGTGTCCGCCCGAGAGCATCGTGGCCACGCAGGTCGTGCGGAGCAGCGCGTTGTACTCGGGGTTGGCCGAGAGCCGTGCGAGCGCGGCGACATCCGGTGTGGGCTGGAGCACGGCCCTCATATCGGCCGCATCCTGCGCGTTCACGACGCTGGCGTAGCTCTCCAGCTCGGCCCGAGTGACGGGGTTCAGCTCCAGTGGAAAGGGCGAGTTCTTCAGCTTCAGCAGCGCCTCGGCAAGCTGATAAATCGCGTTGTCCGCACGCGGCAGCGAGCTGTGCCCACCGCGATTGGAAGCCGTCACATGAAAGTCGGCGTAGGTCTTCTCGGTCGCCTCGACCATCAACACCACCGGCTTGGCCGCGACCGTCGTAAGTCCACCAGCATCGAGATTCAACACAAAACCAGCGTCCATCAGCTCGCGTCTGTGGGTCAGCAGCCAGTCCACGCCGTTCGACTGGCCGCCCTCCTCGTCAGCCGTCAACGCGAGAATAAGATCACGATCAGGCACAAATCCCTCGCGCTTCATGCGGATAAAGGCCGTCACCGCCGCCGCGTCGCCGCACTTGATATCCTGCGTGCCGCGTCCGTAAAAGTAGCCGTCCTTCTCGGTCAGGGTGAAGGGATCGAGCGTCCAGTCCCCGCGTTTGGCCTCGACGACGTCGAGATGCACGATGATGAGCGCGGGCTTGAGCGTGCTGCCCTTGCGCCCATGAAAACGCACAACGAGGTTCTTCTTGCGAGCGTTCGGCCCGTCGAGAACGAGGTCCGAAGCCGCAAACCCCGCGTCGAGCAGGCGCTGCCGCATGGCCTCGGCGGCGGTAGTTACGTTGCCCACTGAGTCTGTCGTGTTGATCTCGATCAACTGCTTGAAAATCTCTCGTGAGAGCTGACGCGTGGGCGCATCAAGCGCCTCCTGAGCCTCTGCTTTAACAAAACCCGGCAGCAACAGCGCGGCAACCGCGCCCAGAACCAACTTACCTACCTTCATCTTCAATCTCCAGAAAACTCAGCGCCGTCAAACACCCCATCCACTCAGGAGCCGGGCATCGTGTCCTATACTCGCATAGGACACGATGCCGACTCTATCCACTGCACCCGCCGTCGAACTCGAAGCCGTCTCGAAGATCTACGGCAGCTTTGCCGCGATCCGCAACGCTACGCTGACGCTGGCGCAGGGCAGCTGCACGATGGTCCTGGGCGAGAACGGCGCGGGCAAGTCCACGATGCTGCGGCTGATCGCAGGGCTGATCGGCCCCAGTCGTGGCACGGTGAAGGTCTTCGGCACCGGCATCCAGCAGGTACGCGGGAGCATCGGCTACATGAGCCACGCGCCGATGCTCTACGACGAGCTTTCGGCCATGGAGAACCTGAAGTATTTCGCTGCGCTGCACACCGCAGCCTCCAGCTCCTGCGCCTGCACGGTCTCGTCGGAGATGGCGCTGCGCGCAGTCGGACTCGATCCCCATCTTCCCCGCCCCGTCGGCCAGTACTCGCAGGGGATGCGGCAACGGACCTCGCTGGCCCGCGTGCTCCAGACCGACCCCGAGCTGCTGCTGCTTGACGAGCCTTTCTCGAACCTCGACGTCGGCTCGGCTCACCAGATGGTCGAGCTGCTGGCCGACTTCCGCACCTGGCCGGTGCGTGGTGGCGGCGGCCGCACCATCGTGCTGACCACGCACCTCGCGCAGCTCGCCGACCCCATCGCGGACAGCATACTGACGATGCGGCAGGGCGCGGTGCTTTCGCAGGAGGCCGTGGTTCCGAAAAGGATTCCCGCATGAAAGCCCCCAAAATAGATAAAACGAATGCCGCGCGGCTGCTCGATTCGCTCGGACTTCCCTACGAACTGCGCCCCTACGAGGTGGACCTCGAAGACCTCAGCGCCACCAACGTCGCCAGCAAGATCGGCCTGCCCGCCGAGCAGGTCTTCAAGACGCTGCTGACCGAGACCAACGCCGGAGAGCACGTCTTTGCAGTCATCCCCGGCGACTCCGAGCTGGACCTGAAGAAGCTGGCCGCCGCCGCTGGTGCGAAGAAGATCGACCTCGCCCCACTCAAGGAAGTGGAGCCGCTAACCGGCTATCTGCGCGGAGCCGTGACCGTGCTCGCGGCAAAGAAACCCTTTGCCGCCTTCGCCGACGAGACCATCGAGCTACACGACGTCATCTCCATCTCCGCCGGGCAACGCGGTCTGCAACTGCTGGTCGCGCCCGCCGACTACCTGAAAGCCACCGCCGCCACACTGCACGACCTGACCCGAGGCGCGGCGTGAACTATCTGCAACTGGTGCTGGCTCACCTGCGCAAAGACCTGCAACTGGAGTGGCGCTCCCGCGATGCGCTCGGCGGAATGTTATTCTTCGCGCTGCTGGTCGTGGTCGTCTTCTCGCTCGCCTTCGACCCCACCGCGTCCATGTCGCGCCAGATCGCGGGCGGCATCCTGTGGGTGGCGCTGCTCTTCGCCTCGGTCACGGCGCTCAATCAGGCCTGGAACCGCGAGCAGCGCAACAGCGTCCTCGACGCGCAGCGCATGTCGCCGTCGGCCCCGTCGGCACTCTTTCTAGGCAAGTCCCTCTCCAACATGATCTTCGTCACGGTGGTTGAGCTGGTGATGGCCCCGCTCTTCACCGTCTTCTATAACCTGCACGTTCTGGGAGAATCCTGGCTGCTGCTGGCCGTACTCCCTCTGGGCACGTGGGCGCTGGTCGTCAACGGCACCTTCTTCGCCGCGCTGGGGCTGCGCACGCGCAACCGCGAGTTGCTGCTGCCTCTGGTGCTCTTCCCCATCTCGCTGCCCGCGCTGCTGGCTATGGTGCAGGCCACCACGGCCATTCTGACCGGTGACTCCGACCCCGGCCTGTGGGTCAAGCTGCTGGTCGGCTACGACCTCATCTTCACCATCATCTGCCTGCTCATGTTCGACGTCATTTTGAACGCCGAATAGCGCACACAACCGGCGTCCGGCAAGCCGATGGGTCTAGAATAATAGCCATGGCGCAGCGCACCGAACTCACCTCCCAGCGCACCAACGGCCCCGGCCGCATCCTCTGGTTCGCGGGCCTTCTCGCGACCCTGGCGGTCCTCGCCACCGGCTTCCGCCTGGCCATCTTCGTCGCCCCCACCGAGGCCACGATGGGCAACGTGCAGCGCATCTTCTACTACCACGTTCCCACGGCGATGCTTTCCCTCGTCTTCCCGTATATCAACCTCGCGGCCTCCATAGCCTTCCTCGTGCTGCGCAACCGCAACCCGCTCTCGGCGCTGGCCGCAGACGCCTTGGCGCTGGCCTCGGCCGAGGTCACCATCGTCTACACCAGCATCTCGCTGGCTACAGGAATGTTGTGGGGACGCGCCTCCTGGGGCATCTGGTGGACGTGGGACGCGCGCCTGACCACCTACCTGCTCCTGTGGCTGCTCTACGTCAGCTACCTGATGACGCGCCGCCTCTCGGCCACCGGCCAGACCTCGACGCTCTCAGCCGTACTGGCGGTCTTCGCGGCTGTCGATATTCCGATCACCTACATGTCCATCCGCTGGTGGCGCACCCAGCACCCCGCGCCGGTCTTCGGCGGCGGCCAGGACTCGGGCATCGACCACTCCATGTACCCCGCCTTCGTCTGGAACATCATCGGCTGGGCC
This is a stretch of genomic DNA from Granulicella sp. WH15. It encodes these proteins:
- the ybaK gene encoding Cys-tRNA(Pro) deacylase — protein: MKAPKIDKTNAARLLDSLGLPYELRPYEVDLEDLSATNVASKIGLPAEQVFKTLLTETNAGEHVFAVIPGDSELDLKKLAAAAGAKKIDLAPLKEVEPLTGYLRGAVTVLAAKKPFAAFADETIELHDVISISAGQRGLQLLVAPADYLKATAATLHDLTRGAA
- the mscL gene encoding large conductance mechanosensitive channel protein MscL, producing MLKGFRDFILRGNVVDLAVAVIIGAAFAAITNSLVSDIINPLIAAVIGKPDFSAIVWHVHLFHAAQDLAPGAKPDATAGAIQVGKFLNNVISFLLNAAVVYFVIVLPMQKLLSRFKAPEAVTTKACAQCLSDIPLAATRCKFCTQPA
- the thiC gene encoding phosphomethylpyrimidine synthase ThiC, producing the protein MRGRSMGMDGNGHHANGNGASVSNDYPVPVGRREWIIKRKAEAERTGDTNMSQMHFARKGLITEEMAYVAQREKISAELVRSEVAKGTMIIPANINHPELEPMAIGVESLCKINANIGNSALTSNVDEELRKLHTAVHYGADTVMDLSTGGDIPMIREQILRHSPVPIGTVPLYEALNRVKRLEDLNIDIYLEVIEEQAKQGVDYFTIHAGVLIEYIPLVAKRITGIVSRGGAIMAQWMTHHHKQNFLYTNFDRITEIMAKYDVSYSLGDGLRPGCLADASDEAQFAELKTLGELTRQAWKSDVQVMIEGPGHIPMDQIKLQVDKEVELCDGAPFYVLGPLVTDIAPGYDHITSAIGAAMIGWHGAAMLCYVTPKEHLGLPNEKDVKDGIIAYKIAAHAADVARHRPGARDRDDAISHARYTFDWDKQFALSLDPETARSMHDETLPDDYYKEAAFCSMCGPKFCSMNWSSKVDKFNETEFGLKKQDLTQIVTEQMALRG
- a CDS encoding heme exporter protein CcmB, which gives rise to MNYLQLVLAHLRKDLQLEWRSRDALGGMLFFALLVVVVFSLAFDPTASMSRQIAGGILWVALLFASVTALNQAWNREQRNSVLDAQRMSPSAPSALFLGKSLSNMIFVTVVELVMAPLFTVFYNLHVLGESWLLLAVLPLGTWALVVNGTFFAALGLRTRNRELLLPLVLFPISLPALLAMVQATTAILTGDSDPGLWVKLLVGYDLIFTIICLLMFDVILNAE
- a CDS encoding ABC transporter ATP-binding protein, yielding MPTLSTAPAVELEAVSKIYGSFAAIRNATLTLAQGSCTMVLGENGAGKSTMLRLIAGLIGPSRGTVKVFGTGIQQVRGSIGYMSHAPMLYDELSAMENLKYFAALHTAASSSCACTVSSEMALRAVGLDPHLPRPVGQYSQGMRQRTSLARVLQTDPELLLLDEPFSNLDVGSAHQMVELLADFRTWPVRGGGGRTIVLTTHLAQLADPIADSILTMRQGAVLSQEAVVPKRIPA
- a CDS encoding M20/M25/M40 family metallo-hydrolase — translated: MKVGKLVLGAVAALLLPGFVKAEAQEALDAPTRQLSREIFKQLIEINTTDSVGNVTTAAEAMRQRLLDAGFAASDLVLDGPNARKKNLVVRFHGRKGSTLKPALIIVHLDVVEAKRGDWTLDPFTLTEKDGYFYGRGTQDIKCGDAAAVTAFIRMKREGFVPDRDLILALTADEEGGQSNGVDWLLTHRRELMDAGFVLNLDAGGLTTVAAKPVVLMVEATEKTYADFHVTASNRGGHSSLPRADNAIYQLAEALLKLKNSPFPLELNPVTRAELESYASVVNAQDAADMRAVLQPTPDVAALARLSANPEYNALLRTTCVATMLSGGHAPNALPGSAQANVNCRILPGHSGEETRQDLIRIFADPGLKVEYVTDSGMVMGTGPDRKSAAPPPLDSQVFAPLKATVARMWPGLQIMPTMEAGASDSIYTMALGLPSYGFNGMGVDRGDVRAHGRDERIGVESFYAGVEFEYLYLKALTSK
- the ccsA gene encoding cytochrome c biogenesis protein CcsA — its product is MAQRTELTSQRTNGPGRILWFAGLLATLAVLATGFRLAIFVAPTEATMGNVQRIFYYHVPTAMLSLVFPYINLAASIAFLVLRNRNPLSALAADALALASAEVTIVYTSISLATGMLWGRASWGIWWTWDARLTTYLLLWLLYVSYLMTRRLSATGQTSTLSAVLAVFAAVDIPITYMSIRWWRTQHPAPVFGGGQDSGIDHSMYPAFVWNIIGWAMWGAVIMTFRYALERRRQTAEQDAALAAIESTLNTQDAGQSPNQEPPYAR
- a CDS encoding cytochrome c maturation protein CcmE; amino-acid sequence: MPTPDNRSAKFIVASILIAAVVGWLAWTGVRDNKSYYVTISELQGMGNKAYVRHLRVAGNVAPGTIRQSGTNATFELLEQGKKLQVSYVGAEPPPDTFKDDAQALAIGTYGRDGVFHATQLQAKCASKYAPAAGAKPPTSAATVLPSKR
- a CDS encoding energy transducer TonB; the protein is MRLETPASQRRTPSWGDPRWLVLSGTLHLLLIVVLVHSHGPRVAATDHPGDRFGHHILLTYSAGHAPAAEKAPIPHKQPPPPPAHAALSTPKPPPPAPAASSSTTAASTESGTSSDALGNGNVTVALVILHPPPQPDLSRLPSGTRGDVIVDVVIDASGRIVKTTMASGLGHGVDETVLATIQQWTFQPATRNGVPVPSEQELLFHYERG